From a single Solenopsis invicta isolate M01_SB chromosome 6, UNIL_Sinv_3.0, whole genome shotgun sequence genomic region:
- the LOC105203819 gene encoding circadian clock-controlled protein daywake: MMLIGLVLFAMWARIAVSELPPGVTSCPRTNNLPEYNKCVLKQLQTLTPYLAKGVPSLKLPALEPLFLPSLTIDRNLESLKIKANMSQIRIYGGTNYVVQDLKANPNDLTVFIKARLPHMYVSGDYDVQGRLLLLPLSGLGNFKGNFTDTDVQVSAQGKEITDKNGVQRLEITKLITKLRVGNGNIVLKAPPQYTLAADAASTFFNANPRLVLDIASPIIEDTAATVSKALAARALSVLTKKELLP, from the exons ATGATGCTGATCGGACTCGTATTGTTCGCTATGTGGGCCAGAATCGCCGTGTCGGAGCTGC CTCCTGGAGTAACGTCGTGTCCACGAACAAACAACTTGCCGGAATACAATAAGTGTGTCTTAAAGCAGCTGCAAACGCTCACGCCGTACCTCGCTAAGGGAGTACCTTCTTTGAAACTACCTGCTTTAGAACCTTTGTTTTTGCCATCCTTGACTATAGATAGAAATCTAGAATCCTTGAAAATCAAGGCCAACATGAGTCAGATTCGCATTTACGGCGGCACGAATTACGTCGTGCAGGATCTCAAAGCGAATCCCAATGACCTAACGGTTTTCATCAAGGCTCGACTGCCTCATATGTATGTAAGCGGCGATTATGACGTTCAGGGTAGACTATTACTGCTGCCTCTGAGCGGACTTGGTAACTTTAAAGGAAATTTCA CTGATACTGATGTCCAAGTAAGCGCGCAAGGCAAAGAAATTACTGATAAAAACGGCGTGCAGAGATTAGAGATCACTAAATTAATTACTAAACTTCGCGTCGGGAATGGAAACATTGTACTGAAGGCACCTCCTCAATACACGTTAGCCG CTGATGCCGCCTCAACATTCTTCAACGCTAATCCCCGCCTAGTCCTGGATATAGCCAGTCCAATAATCGAGGATACAGCCGCGACTGTGAGCAAAGCTCTAGCCGCTAGAGCACTCAGTGTTCTTACTAAGAAAGAACTTCTTCCATAG
- the LOC105203820 gene encoding circadian clock-controlled protein daywake: MCTSILRICVACALLVVAFAEIPPYMKICNRNDPEINSCVLNSIDQLRGKLKTGIPELDVPAIEPLILKQVQLVRGPQAARLDLNLTNIQIFGPSLFKLRDLKIDPENVLITFKVGFQKLDFRGKYKINAQILLLKLVGEGGLTGSFYGYECDCLLKSHKVVRNNNTYIVFEKMKFDIKINKALINLDNLFGGDPILGPASNEVLNANSNYLIDELKPVLEDTLSDLFTNIANKITSRFTYNELFPN, translated from the exons ATGTGTACTTCCATCCTTCGTATCTg TGTGGCCTGCGCACTTCTTGTTGTGGCCTTCGCCGAAATAC cgccatatatgaaaatatgtaatCGAAACGATCCGGAGATAAATAGCTGcgtattaaattcaattgatcAACTACGAGGCAAATTAAAGACTGGAATTCCGGAATTAGATGTTCCAGCAATCGAGCCGCTTATATTAAAGCAGGTGCAGCTAGTGAGAGGTCCTCAAGCTGCAAGACTAGATCTGAATCTCACAAATATACAG atatttggaCCGTCTTTGTTTAAACTTCGCGATTTGAAAATTGACCCGGAGAACGTGTTGATTACCTTCAAAGTCGGCTTCCAAAAACTTGACTTCcgaggaaaatataaaataaacgcgCAGATACTTTTGCTTAAACTGGTTGGAGAGGGAGGCCTTACTGGAAGTTTTT ATGGTTACGAGTGCGACTGCTTGTTAAAGTCTCATAAGGTTGTTAGAAATAACAACACCTATATAGTCTTTGAAAAGATGAAATTTGACATTAAGATAAACAAAGCTTTAAtcaatttagataatttatttgGTGGCGATCCTATTCTCG gACCAGCGAGCAATGAGGTTTTGAATGCAAATAGCAATTATCTGATAGATGAATTAAAACCAGTACTGGAGGACACCTTATCAGATCTTTTCACGAACATTGCGAACAAGATTACCAGTAGATTCACGTACAACGAATTGTTTCCGAATTAA
- the LOC105203821 gene encoding uncharacterized protein LOC105203821, with protein sequence MFLAFVFITAAYAANDLPSYIRICGRNSSNDVYGQCIADNINNVKNTICSQGLPEFNVPPVEPMIIDKIVVYDRDSFKLISTDAKIRGLCDFEITSHNVSSDKLRFEIDFKFKRLTVDAKYDFDIQILVSLAHKGLIHVTGDDTGLKWEVQLKEVTKNGKTEIYASKVKTKLIITKKIGFELNDKEEGLSQLHEIISKTLNDNYEEIINTLKPSIEAKASKIIMSILNKITYNNFEQMFPDEA encoded by the exons atgttccttGCTTTTGTATTCATAACAGCTGCATATGCTGCAAATGACCTAC cTTCCTACATTCGCATATGTGGACGTAACAGTTCCAATGATGTTTATGGTCAATGCATTGCAGACAACATCAATAATGTGAAGAATACGATTTGCAGTCAAGGCTTACCAGAATTTAACGTTCCTCCCGTAGAGCCAATGATTATTGACAAAATAGTTGTTTATGACAGAGATagttttaaattgattagcacAGATGCAAAGATAAGAGGTCTTTGTGATTTCGAGATAACCTCTCATAACGTATCATCTGATAAGCTTCGTTTTGAGattgatttcaaatttaaacGTCTTACTGTAGATGCTAAGTATGACTTCGATATACAAATACTGGTGTCACTTGCTCATAAAGGATTAATTCACGTTACTGGAG ATGACACAGGCTTAAAGTGGGAAGTACAATTAAAAGAGGTAACGAAGAATGGTAAAACAGAAATATACGCATCGAAAGtaaaaacgaaattaattattacaaaaaaaatcggttttgaATTGAATGACAAAGAGGAGGGCTTGTCTCAACTGCATGAAATCATTTCCAAAACTCTAAACGACAACTACGAGGAAATTATAAATACGCTTAAGCCATCAATAGAAGCGAAGGcatctaaaattattatgtcaattttaaacaaaataacttATAACAATTTTGAGCAAATGTTTCCTGATGAAGCATAA